The Opitutales bacterium ASA1 genome window below encodes:
- a CDS encoding glycosyltransferase family 4 protein — MRIALFSDSFLPYICGATFALVNQANALAARGHTVRIFCPGGGKRRHASARSVELDGSIEVERVPLALPWSGQPNLDVVLPTCLPTIARARAFAPDVIHAHTEWGVGWVALLAGRRLRVPVVGTFHTFWDDPRYMRHFPFPNWAVFRRAMGAYSAFFYRRCTATIAPSLSVQRHLRQRGLAARVISNGIPRPVLVPPAEIRARREAMGLADGPVFLYLGRVSSEKTLPICLDAFARLLAARPSARFVVIGGGPDEKRFDAHARSLGIGDRVVRTGMVPHEALMAENLPRVGDVFVTASETENQPISVLEAMAFGMPVIGPSARGIPELVEDGVNGRLFPPGDATQLARHMCDLADDPALRGEMAAAAARTAEFHFIENSARRLEELYARCIAETATVTAERSTPVVDEVPTRSQSD, encoded by the coding sequence ATGCGTATCGCTCTCTTCTCCGACAGCTTTCTTCCCTACATCTGCGGAGCGACTTTCGCACTCGTCAACCAAGCCAATGCACTCGCGGCGCGCGGACACACCGTGCGCATTTTTTGCCCCGGAGGCGGGAAGCGGCGGCATGCCTCCGCACGCTCGGTCGAGCTGGACGGCTCGATCGAAGTCGAACGCGTGCCGCTCGCGTTACCGTGGAGCGGCCAACCAAACCTCGATGTCGTCCTGCCGACGTGCCTGCCGACGATCGCGCGAGCTCGGGCGTTCGCGCCGGACGTGATCCACGCGCACACCGAATGGGGTGTGGGTTGGGTGGCCTTGCTCGCGGGGCGAAGACTGCGCGTACCTGTCGTCGGCACGTTTCACACCTTCTGGGACGACCCGCGCTACATGCGGCATTTCCCGTTTCCGAACTGGGCCGTCTTCCGGCGCGCGATGGGGGCCTACTCCGCCTTCTTCTACCGCCGTTGCACGGCAACGATCGCACCTTCGCTCTCGGTGCAACGCCACCTTCGGCAACGCGGTCTCGCCGCCCGCGTGATCTCCAACGGCATCCCGCGCCCCGTGCTCGTCCCGCCTGCCGAGATCCGCGCTCGCCGCGAAGCCATGGGCCTCGCCGACGGTCCCGTGTTTCTCTACCTCGGCCGCGTCTCTTCCGAAAAGACGCTCCCGATCTGCCTCGACGCCTTCGCGCGGCTCCTCGCGGCTCGGCCGAGCGCACGCTTCGTCGTGATCGGGGGCGGTCCGGACGAGAAACGCTTCGACGCGCACGCACGCTCGCTCGGGATCGGCGACCGTGTCGTTCGCACAGGCATGGTCCCGCACGAAGCACTCATGGCCGAGAATCTCCCCCGCGTAGGCGACGTCTTCGTCACCGCGAGCGAGACGGAAAACCAACCCATCAGCGTGCTCGAGGCGATGGCCTTCGGCATGCCAGTGATCGGGCCATCCGCCCGCGGCATCCCCGAGTTGGTGGAGGATGGAGTGAACGGCCGACTCTTTCCGCCGGGCGACGCCACGCAACTCGCACGGCACATGTGCGACCTCGCGGACGATCCCGCGTTGCGCGGCGAGATGGCCGCTGCGGCCGCTCGCACCGCCGAGTTCCACTTCATCGAAAACTCCGCTCGGCGCCTTGAAGAACTCTATGCGCGATGCATCGCGGAGACCGCAACCGTCACGGCGGAGCGGAGTACCCCAGTCGTCGACGAAGTGCCGACACGCTCGCAGAGCGACTGA
- the recF gene encoding DNA replication/repair protein RecF → MRLREIRLRDFRNVPEAALHFASDRCFLLGPNGQGKTNMLEAIGYVSALRAFRPGDNRVLVREGATEAALVHRMEHETLGASEVLLRIRPRGKEVVFDGAPVRRLADIIGRFPTVLFASEDIQLLRGGPALRRRFLDLHLASLDSGYLEVLQHFHRALEQRNRLLKADAPSPRELAAFEAQLAPAAAAVVARRRAGVGALGKLLGDFHLRIAEGAEKAGISYRPDIEAEDADGYRAALEKNRARDRQLRSTQRGPHRDDVDLRLDGREAALYGSEGQQRALVLALRFAQLRDARDRTGIAPVVLADDVLGELDPERRARFWAALDPGLQLFATGTGLPADRAGEWQVFEVRAGVFAGAMRDGATDGA, encoded by the coding sequence ATGAGACTGCGCGAGATCCGTCTGCGGGACTTCCGCAACGTGCCGGAGGCCGCGCTGCACTTCGCGAGCGACCGGTGTTTCCTGCTCGGCCCGAACGGGCAGGGTAAGACGAACATGCTGGAGGCGATCGGTTACGTCTCGGCCTTGCGTGCCTTCCGACCGGGCGACAACCGCGTGCTCGTGCGGGAGGGCGCGACCGAGGCCGCGCTGGTACACCGGATGGAACACGAGACCTTGGGCGCGAGCGAAGTGCTTTTGCGGATACGCCCGCGCGGCAAAGAGGTGGTGTTCGACGGCGCTCCGGTGCGTCGGTTGGCGGACATCATCGGGCGTTTTCCCACCGTGCTCTTCGCCTCGGAGGACATTCAACTGCTTCGCGGTGGACCGGCCCTGCGGAGGCGTTTCCTCGATCTGCACCTGGCGTCGTTGGATTCCGGATACCTCGAGGTGCTGCAGCATTTTCACCGGGCGCTGGAGCAGCGCAATCGGTTGCTGAAGGCGGATGCGCCGTCGCCGCGCGAACTGGCGGCGTTCGAGGCGCAGCTCGCACCGGCTGCCGCCGCGGTCGTGGCCCGTCGCCGAGCCGGCGTCGGTGCGCTCGGGAAGTTGTTGGGCGACTTTCACCTCCGCATCGCCGAGGGAGCGGAGAAGGCCGGGATCTCGTATCGGCCGGACATCGAGGCGGAGGATGCCGACGGCTACCGGGCGGCGTTGGAAAAGAATCGCGCGCGTGATCGGCAACTCCGATCGACGCAGCGGGGACCGCATCGCGACGACGTCGATCTGCGTCTAGACGGTCGCGAGGCCGCGCTTTACGGCTCGGAGGGTCAGCAGCGGGCGCTCGTGCTGGCGCTGCGTTTCGCTCAATTGCGCGATGCGCGCGATCGTACCGGTATCGCGCCCGTCGTGCTCGCGGACGACGTGCTCGGGGAGCTCGATCCGGAGCGCCGCGCGCGATTCTGGGCTGCGCTCGATCCGGGGCTTCAGCTCTTCGCCACCGGCACGGGGCTACCTGCGGATCGCGCGGGCGAGTGGCAGGTGTTCGAGGTGCGCGCGGGAGTGTTCGCCGGCGCCATGCGCGATGGCGCGACGGACGGAGCTTGA
- a CDS encoding cysteine desulfurase family protein, which yields MPYFDHNATSPLLPCARATWLSAVDETWYNPASPYRAAARAHLALEDARERLATLFGCAPARIVFDSGATEGANAVVAWGAARATRENACIRVSTTEHPAVLESARALTGRRFRPIVVSGDGGVDARALAHAVAAEPTSLVAIMAANNETGVLADLDGIAGACREAGVAWLCDASQWIGRMPVRDLPRDAFIVGSAHKFGGPRGVGFLVVPEIAEGFVAAIGGGQEGGHRAGTPDVVGVLAMVAALEWCETHDAAARERRAGWRDACAQALVDGGIRDACVHGAGAPRLWNTLSLALPPYDAARWVARLDRLGFEVSTGSACATGSDGPSHVLAAMGVSTLRARATVRVSSDWRTTEDDWRALAEGFAATWTQLESEREGSGSGSMVVAIPPV from the coding sequence GTGCCTTACTTCGATCACAATGCCACCTCTCCGCTTCTGCCGTGCGCCCGTGCCACGTGGCTCTCGGCGGTCGACGAGACGTGGTACAACCCCGCGAGTCCGTACCGGGCGGCGGCACGCGCGCATCTCGCGTTGGAGGACGCCCGCGAGCGGCTCGCGACGCTCTTCGGCTGCGCACCCGCACGGATCGTCTTCGACTCCGGGGCCACCGAAGGCGCGAACGCGGTCGTCGCATGGGGGGCCGCACGCGCGACCCGCGAGAACGCGTGTATCCGAGTTTCCACGACGGAACACCCGGCGGTGCTGGAGTCCGCGCGTGCGCTCACAGGACGTCGTTTCCGCCCGATCGTGGTTTCAGGCGACGGGGGAGTCGACGCGAGGGCTCTTGCTCACGCGGTCGCCGCCGAGCCGACGAGCCTCGTCGCGATCATGGCGGCCAACAACGAGACCGGTGTGCTCGCGGATCTCGACGGTATCGCGGGTGCGTGCCGGGAGGCCGGTGTGGCGTGGTTGTGCGACGCTTCGCAATGGATAGGGCGAATGCCGGTGCGGGACCTGCCCCGGGATGCATTCATCGTCGGCAGCGCGCACAAGTTCGGGGGGCCGCGGGGCGTGGGTTTTCTCGTCGTGCCCGAGATTGCGGAAGGGTTCGTGGCCGCGATCGGGGGCGGGCAGGAGGGTGGACACCGCGCCGGAACGCCTGACGTCGTCGGGGTGCTGGCGATGGTCGCGGCGCTCGAGTGGTGCGAGACGCACGATGCCGCCGCGCGTGAACGACGTGCGGGTTGGCGTGACGCGTGCGCGCAGGCGCTCGTCGACGGTGGGATCCGCGACGCATGCGTGCATGGGGCCGGCGCACCGCGGCTCTGGAACACGCTCTCGCTGGCGCTGCCGCCGTACGACGCCGCGCGGTGGGTCGCGCGGCTCGATCGGCTCGGTTTCGAGGTCTCGACCGGCTCGGCGTGTGCGACGGGTTCCGACGGTCCGAGCCACGTGCTGGCGGCGATGGGTGTATCCACTTTGCGGGCACGCGCGACGGTGCGCGTCAGTTCGGACTGGCGGACCACCGAGGACGATTGGCGGGCGCTGGCAGAGGGCTTCGCTGCTACATGGACGCAGCTGGAGAGCGAGCGCGAGGGATCGGGTTCGGGGAGCATGGTCGTGGCGATTCCGCCGGTATGA
- the ald gene encoding alanine dehydrogenase produces MIIGVPREIKNGETRVSMTPNLCRRLVAMRKRVLIERDAGRSAGFLDREYEQAGAEIAADPDDVWGAADLVLKVKEPLEGEFERMREGQTLFTYLHLAAAPALGQALKRKRVLGIAYETVEAADGSLPLLKPMSQIAGRLAVQVGAYFLQSQNGGSGVLLGGIPGTSPGRVVILGAGNSGAHACRMATGMGAHVTVLDVDSRKLDALDAEYHGRIVTLVSNPANVERALAESDLLIGAVLIPAARAPIVATRDMVGAMRDGGVVVDIAIDQGGCIETIHPTSHEEPTYVVQGVVHYAVPNMPAMVGRTSTIALTQATEPFVVALADKGVERALAEHPGLARGVNTRDGSIVHPQVAAVLGG; encoded by the coding sequence ATGATCATTGGCGTTCCCCGCGAGATCAAAAACGGCGAGACCCGCGTCTCGATGACCCCGAACCTTTGTCGTCGCCTCGTCGCGATGCGGAAGCGAGTCCTGATCGAGCGCGACGCGGGCCGCTCGGCGGGCTTTCTCGATCGCGAGTACGAGCAGGCGGGCGCGGAGATCGCCGCGGATCCGGATGACGTATGGGGAGCGGCGGATCTCGTGCTCAAGGTCAAGGAGCCGCTGGAAGGGGAGTTCGAGCGCATGCGGGAGGGGCAGACGCTGTTCACCTACCTGCATCTCGCGGCTGCGCCGGCATTGGGGCAGGCGTTGAAGAGAAAACGCGTGCTCGGCATCGCCTACGAGACCGTCGAGGCCGCCGACGGCAGTCTGCCGCTGCTCAAGCCGATGTCGCAAATCGCCGGCCGGCTGGCGGTGCAGGTGGGCGCGTATTTTCTGCAAAGCCAGAACGGCGGTTCGGGTGTGCTTCTCGGGGGTATACCGGGCACCAGTCCCGGCCGCGTCGTGATTCTCGGCGCGGGCAATTCCGGAGCGCACGCATGTCGCATGGCCACCGGCATGGGCGCGCACGTGACCGTGCTCGACGTCGACAGCCGCAAGCTCGACGCGCTCGACGCCGAGTATCACGGGCGGATCGTCACGCTCGTGTCCAACCCCGCCAACGTGGAGCGCGCCCTCGCGGAGAGTGATCTGCTCATCGGTGCGGTCCTCATCCCGGCGGCGCGCGCCCCGATCGTAGCTACGCGAGACATGGTCGGAGCGATGCGCGACGGGGGCGTCGTGGTCGACATCGCGATCGATCAGGGCGGTTGCATAGAAACCATCCACCCGACCTCGCACGAAGAGCCGACCTACGTCGTGCAGGGCGTGGTGCATTACGCCGTGCCGAACATGCCGGCGATGGTGGGTCGCACGTCGACCATCGCGCTCACGCAGGCGACCGAGCCGTTCGTGGTGGCCCTTGCCGACAAGGGCGTGGAGCGGGCGCTGGCCGAGCATCCCGGGCTGGCGCGTGGCGTGAACACGCGCGACGGCTCGATCGTGCACCCGCAGGTCGCAGCGGTCTTGGGTGGTTGA